Sequence from the Natronomonas marina genome:
GTACGTCCGACAGCTCGACAGGGTCGCCCCGGTCGCGCTGACGGTCATCAAGAAGATCGCCAACCGTCACCGCGGCGGGGAGGATCGGGTCGTGGCCAATCTGGGTGTCAGCGTCCTGTTCGAGACGGACGACGCGAAGGAAGGTTTCGAGGCGTTCCGCGAGAAACGGGAGCCGAACTTCGAGGGGTCGTAAGGCGGGCGGCGATTACTCGACCGGTTCGAAGTACTCGATGTCCTCGATCGAACCGTCGCGGTCGTCGCTCCAGACGGGTGCGACGTCCATCCCGGTTTCGACCTTCTCCATGAGTTCCTCGCCGTCGTCGTAGTCGATGCCACCGACGAAGTGTAGCATACTCGTCTCGGACTCGCCGACGCGGATCGCGGCAGTCACGTACGGCGGGTCGGGCATGTTGCGGAACTTGAAGTACGTCACGACGTAGCTGTCGATGACACCGTGGCCGTCGGTCTCCCGCCAGCCGGTCGTCTCGACGAGGCACTCGTCGCAGTGGGGCTGCGGCGGAATGAAGACGTTTCCACACTCGGGACACTCGTTGCCGACCATCTGTTTCTCCTCGAGCCCCTCGAAGAATCGTCGGTGGACATCACCCAAGTTCACCGCGAAATCGAGGTTCCAACTGTACTCCTTCTTGTATGACTCGGACTCTGGCATGTGTGAGTCTACGTCATCATACCGCACTCGGGATATTATAGATTGTGGTCGGTCGGGTCGACCGAAGCTACGGGTACCACTACCGACAGAGGGTCAAACGTAACGTTTGGGGCGTCGTCGCCGGAGCCGCAGAGAAAACAGAGGCGAGGTCAGTCCCTC
This genomic interval carries:
- a CDS encoding Zn-ribbon domain-containing OB-fold protein, which translates into the protein MPESESYKKEYSWNLDFAVNLGDVHRRFFEGLEEKQMVGNECPECGNVFIPPQPHCDECLVETTGWRETDGHGVIDSYVVTYFKFRNMPDPPYVTAAIRVGESETSMLHFVGGIDYDDGEELMEKVETGMDVAPVWSDDRDGSIEDIEYFEPVE